A window from Solanum stenotomum isolate F172 chromosome 5, ASM1918654v1, whole genome shotgun sequence encodes these proteins:
- the LOC125864856 gene encoding uncharacterized protein LOC125864856 — protein MTAHPATSSSGLSSESSEQIEKPKDSRNMKGTLSLSPQVPDATQGPVAIFWDIENCPVPSNVRPEDVTVNIRMALRVHPVIKGLVTMFSAYGDFNAFPRRLREGCQRTGVKLIDVPNGRKDAADKAILVDMFVFALDNPQPSSIMLISGDVDFSPALHILGQRGYNVILVIPARVSVSSALCNAGSFVWDWPSVARGEGLFPPVKALIPPRGGVADVSGMLMGCQMYENSDKQNEEEATVCRGLSRSNYNARNFSMISESLAEYNGISMSLPCHPGGMPSHSLPSGLTEVPAVGPSLFGQSDVTPVPPGDINGLKGQLVKLLELFGGWLPLTHIPVEYQKFYGNLLYTSEYGACKFMNLLKKMADAISVEGKGQRKFAYLRNRRARPSTPPLIVAKKDRKGKRMQVVNADIVTTPESSDEFSDDERLVIEHGGRKKSDTAALVEQSLQRFKHEIQEILVSYFCRILLSNFEAIYKLRYKRPLDYESFGVTELEQLLEKVKDVVVMQEEPVSKRRFLAAVGG, from the coding sequence ATGACGGCACATCCTGCTACATCATCTTCTGGATTGTCCTCAGAATCGTCTGAACAAATTGAGAAGCCCAAGGATAGTAGAAATATGAAAGGAACACTATCCCTCTCCCCGCAAGTCCCAGATGCTACACAGGGACCTGTGGCAATTTTTTGGGATATTGAGAACTGTCCTGTTCCTAGTAATGTACGCCCTGAGGATGTGACTGTCAACATCAGAATGGCTCTGCGGGTCCATCCTGTAATCAAGGGACTGGTCACTATGTTTTCTGCCTATGGAGATTTTAATGCTTTCCCCAGGCGATTAAGAGAGGGCTGTCAGAGGACTGGTGTTAAACTCATAGATGTTCCTAATGGAAGGAAGGATGCAGCCGATAAGGCGATCTTGGTTGACATGTTTGTTTTTGCTCTTGACAATCCTCAACCATCATCCATTATGCTAATTTCAGGAGATGTTGATTTTTCTCCTGCCCTTCACATTCTTGGTCAACGAGGATACAATGTAATTCTTGTCATTCCTGCTAGAGTGAGTGTTTCATCTGCTTTATGTAATGCAGGGAGTTTTGTCTGGGATTGGCCAAGTGTGGCCCGAGGTGAAGGCCTTTTCCCCCCTGTGAAGGCCTTAATTCCTCCTCGTGGAGGTGTGGCAGACGTTTCTGGGATGCTAATGGGTTGCCAGATGTATGAGAATTCAGATAAACAGAATGAAGAAGAAGCTACAGTGTGTAGAGGCCTCTCTCGAAGCAATTACAATGCAAGGAATTTCTCAATGATATCAGAGTCTCTAGCTGAATATAATGGCATTTCAATGTCTTTGCCATGTCATCCTGGGGGTATGCCATCTCACAGCCTTCCATCTGGTTTAACTGAGGTTCCAGCTGTAGGTCCATCTTTATTTGGCCAGAGTGATGTCACACCGGTTCCTCCTGGGGATATAAATGGTTTGAAGGGACAGCTGGTGAAGTTGCTTGAATTATTTGGAGGTTGGTTGCCTCTTACACATATCCCCGTAGAGTACCAGAAATTTTATGGGAACCTGCTTTATACTTCAGAATATGGGGCTTGTAAATTTATGAATCTTCTGAAGAAGATGGCTGATGCTATATCTGTCGAGGGAAAAGGCCAAAGAAAGTTTGCTTACCTCCGTAACAGAAGAGCCAGACCAAGTACTCCTCCCTTGATTGTGGCAAAAAAggatagaaaaggaaaaagaatgcAAGTAGTGAATGCTGATATTGTGACTACACCCGAATCTTCAGATGAGTTCTCAGATGATGAAAGATTAGTTATAGAACATGGGGGGCGTAAGAAATCTGATACAGCTGCATTAGTTGAACAAAGCCTCCAAAGGTTCAAGCATGAGATTCAAGAGATTCTTGTGAGCTACTTTTGTCGGATTCTTCTTAGTAATTTTGAGGCAATATATAAACTGCGGTACAAGAGACCTTTGGACTATGAGAGCTTTGGAGTGACAGAACTTGAGCAGCTGCTCGAAAAGGTGAAAGATGTAGTGGTTATGCAAGAGGAGCCAGTCAGCAAGAGAAGGTTTCTGGCTGCTGTTGGGGGGTAG